The genomic region AGAAGGGTGGGAAGGATGCGCGCGTTTAGCTGATGAGGGTGGGGGACGGTTCCGGCTACACTCGATGCGTTTTGGACACAGCTACCGAACATTTGTCCCACTGCGTGGTATTTGTGGTGTGCCGTGTGAGCTGGCATCACGGCAGCCTCATGCCTGTGGGAGCCAGTGACGAGTGTCAAACGGGCACACATATACACGGTACTGACAGTACGAGTCCCAAGCTAAACTGAGCTTTTTATCTGTTCTTTTACTTGAAATAGATATTAAGAGTGCATTCCAGCTAAAAATGTAAGGTCATACCATTATGGGCATAACAGATGAATTTACTGCTTCTTGGACCTTGACCGCTCTTTGCTATTTTCGGACGATCGTATGACAAGGCGCGTGTTGCAGGTGCGGCTCAGTTCGGATCAGGAGCGCTTCCTGATCGTCCCCTTCGGTCTTCTGTACAGTGAGGTCACCGCTTCCAGCCTGGTAAGATTGTCCGTTAGTGTGGCGTTTTCTCATTGGCAGATGTTTCAACAAAAGCGATTCCTCCTAGATGCATAGATGGAGCAGAACAGGCCTGCCACCTTGTTTGGAAATTACAGTATTTGGTTTGTGgtacacaaatttttttttttttttttttttttatttttttgttttggcatttttctgttttcctcagTCTTGCCACGCAGCCAGGTGGAACTGTTTCCGCTTTGTCCGCAGGTTAAAGTTGACATGCAAGGAGAAATTGTAGACCGAGGGAGCACTAATCTTGGGGTGAACCAGGCTGGTTTCACCCTCCACTCGGCCATCTATGCAACGCGCCCCGATGTCAGATGCATTATCCACATCCACACGCCTGCCGGAGCGGCGGTACGTTCTTCACTTCCTGTGGCTGCATTTCTTCTTGTTGGGTCTGCTGCTTTCTGTTGCTATGGCTCGGAGGGGCAGAGCGACATCTCCCGTGTACCTACTGGGGTGAACTTAGATTACTAGTGATAGGCCTGCTTTATAAGGAAGTAACAtcagtgtgtgtttaagtgCCCGGCTTGTGAAGTATAATAGAATTTTTGAATACCCAAGTATACTTAAAAATCAAAACCACCCCaaatcagatttatttatttgtcccCATTTATGTCAGTAGTTGTTTTCTTAAAACAGGCACACATGCTGAATTGCCAGCGATCTCTGCTGCGAAAACTGTTACGGTGCCCTGCATCAGTGCTCAGTCCCCTGTACGCAGTTTCAATAGCTGTATTGCGCAGCTTACCCCAATGTGCACTTTTCAAGGTGTCAGCCATGAAGTGTGGACTACTGCCCATCTCTCCAGAGGCCCTGTCCTTGGGGGAGGTGGCTTACCATGATTATCATGGTATCCTGGTCGACCAGGAGGAAACTCTAGCCATACAGAAgagtttgggtccaaagggcaAGGTATGAAGTGAGGGCGAGTGGCGCTGGAGTGCTCCGACACTTGAGTGTTTCATCTAAACGGCTGTGGGGAAACAAGAATGTTAACTACTTTGTGCCACGGTGCTGTCTTCCAGGTCCTTATTCTGAGGAATCACGGTCTAGTGTCGGTGGGTGAGACTGTGGAAGAGGCCTTCTACCACATTCATAATCTGGTGACGGCGTGTGAAATCCAGGTCATTCTTTTGAGTTTTTAGATGAGCAGTTTTCAGAACTTTTTCGGAAATATTCGTGTCCTGTCCGAATTGATCCGCTGACCCCAGTGCACCATTGAAGGCTGTGCATTTCTTTACAAGGGTGGATGTTGTACCATCGGTGTGGCTCCGCTGTACGTTAACACCTAGTGAAGTGATCTGTTGCTCAGTTCAGCTTTTAGTCGGTTTGTAGCAGTTAATCTCTAAGGTAAATGGATGGAATACAGAAAGGTATGAAGAAATTAAAAGGGATTTAACATCTTAAAAGACTGATAGAAAACACATGGCCGTGATGAGTACTGATAAGTTTGGTAGTTCAAGGCTGTACCTGGGATTAACAGAGTCGAAGCATCGGGACCGTTTGACAACTGCTGTCGTCACCCGCGGCTTTGCAGGTTCGCACTCTGGCTGGCATGGGAGGCCCAGACAATCTGGTCACGCTGGACCCAGGGAAGTACAAAGCCCGGCGCCAGTGTTCCGAGTTGGGGGACGGTGGTGACGACGAGGACCTTGACACCCATCTAAAGTGGCAGGTTGGAGAGCAGGAGTTTGAAGCTCTCATGAGGATGCTGGACAATCTGGTATGAGCACTGAACCTACGTGTTGACATGATGACTACCATGATCATGGCACGTAGAGTACAGTCAAAACTTTGAGTATGCTACTTGAAGCTAGTCCCACCTGCACAATCAACACTTATGTCATGGAATTGCctctaaatatattttaaaaagacaaaaatttaaAGTTGTCTCTAAATATTAGATTCCTCAAATTAGCCATCATTTGCCTTAGTACCAGTTTCACAAAACATGGCATTTGTTGTTTCAGCAAGTGGACTGAAACATTTGACTGGTATTATACTCAAGATGATGTGTCTGAGGATTTGTAAGCGTTATTAGAGTTTACCTCACACATTGAAAgtatgtgtttttacatttaagatTCCAATATCAGagattcttcttcttttctaGGGCTACCGAACAGGATACCCGTACCGCTACCCGGCCCTGTGCTCTAAGAGCAAAAAGTTGAGTCACGCTGACATCGCTCTGCCCAGCATGAGTCACTCCTACATGACGGAAAAAAGCCCCAGCACGCGCTCTCTGCCCACAGTCGGTGGAGGGGGGACGCGACGACTGAGCGCGGGGGCCTCagatagcagcagcagcagcagccccggGGCCAAGGTGTGGAACAGCGTCACCCGGGGTCACGTGAAGCCCCTGCTGCGGTCTCTGTCGTCCGGCGTCTGCGTGCCCAGCTGTATGAGCACCTGCTTGGTCTGTCTGTTTCCTCTTCTTCTAAGACCTGCTCCACCACTGGGGGCAGTTGGGTGGCACCAACAGGCTTTTGGGACTCCACTCTCTCTGCCCCCTAGCATCCTCCGCAGAAACTGGGCTCACTTCATCACTTTGATGGGCCCTCTAATCTGTGCTTTCAGAACTCCTGATTGTTTTGGATGTCTTCTGGAGTTCTTGATGCACTTATTTTCTTAAAGTATTAGATCTTACCAGTGTTCAGCCTTTTGTTTCACCTGAGCGGTTGCCTGTGCCGGTCTCTGCCCTAACTCACCCCTGCTTTACTGTCCAAAGGTTGCTCATGACCCCTGGTTCCCTGAAGCCTCAGGTCGCCTTCCAGCTGCCCAGTGTACCGGTTGTTGCATGCATCCGGATGCTTCCCTGACATTATGGAGGTTTCTCCTTACTCCACAGTGGCGACagggatactgcttcttatttTCGTTCTTAgtcttgtttgctttttcttctttttactgtttatgcttttcttactgctttctttttctgctgcacTGTTACTGAAACCTTGACGTAGGAGCCTACTAAACAATGACAGTGATAAGTGTTTTAGTGTAGACCCTGCCTGAAAGTACACAGCTTTTTAAATCTCAAGttatatgtttcattttttctatttgtttttaatttgtcctTTAAAGCCACCGTTTTAAGCTGAGTAGGCTCTTTTTATACTATACCAGCTCCGTGAGACTGGTGATCATAATGTGTTTACCCTCCCCCCCCGTAATGTCAATGCTTTGTTCCAATAATCTCTTGTAGCTGCTTAGCATACTTATAAGCTTTTCCAATTTTAAAtcaagttaaaattttaattggCAACAAGTATGACATttgtaattctttaaaaaaaaaattatttgcatctCTGTGATATCCATTTTTTCCTGTCCTCTCAATTTGTTTTTCCTGCCGGTTACAGTGGACTAAGGAGGAGGGACTTCGGCAGCCTGCTGTTCCCAATCAGTTTGTCCCCCTGAATACAAATCCGATGGAGGTCCTCGAGATGAGGAACAAGGTTGTCTTTCCACCCCCCCATTTCTGTGCAAATATCCGCCATTAACGATTTAgatttttaagaaatgaaagCCAGATTTTGCATAGTCCATGTATTTAATGCTGCACAGCCTCACCAAAGTAAGCCAAAAGTGTGGCTGCCATATTTCGTCTATTTGCAGACGCAAATCTAGGAATGGGAATGTATGTGGAAGCTTAGCTATTGATCGTGCTTATTGTAATGTGAAAGGTGCGAAACTCTGAACTACTGTAAAGGAACCTTCTTTTCTCAGTTGTGGTGTCACCTTCTGTAGCACCGCTTAATTAAATTTTGAACgtgtaaaacaaaatgtggcATATTGGGTGGAGGTCGTTTAGTTTAATGAGCCGCTTTCTGAATTGTCACTGTATCCCTCAATGCAATTTTGTCTTTTAGAAGTGTGCATACCTTATCAAAACCTCCCACGTTCTGTGGCGCTTGTGTAAacctctttcttctctccttgTTCACCCCTGCAGATTCGCAAGCAAAACCTGCAGGACATCAAAACTGCTGGACCCCAGTCCCAGGTTCTCTGTGGACCCATGATGGACCATGGCTTTGCACAGGTGAGTCAGCCCTTTTTGCCACTCCCACCTGCTCCCAAAATGTATCACCTCCTAACCTGAGCTCAACCTGGCGAATAACTGCTGTTGTTCCTTGACTGCAGAGAGGTACAATCTGGCAGGTGAGTCACCaaaaaagtcacctgtgtcACAGCCTTTGGCGTAAAGGTCATGCTCTCCTTATGCAGTGCGTTTGGCTTGATTCTCAGCATTGACACACATGCTGAGAGAACACGCAAGGATTTCCACTTTGCCATGGCTGGACTGGCATGTCTGACTCCCAGCCTCCTCCCGCTAACTGCATTTAGCACTGGTCAAACGTCTTAACGTTCTCCTACGTGAGGGAACTGTACTAATCGGATTCACTCCGGTTTCATGTAATCTGCAAGCTTCTGATGAGTAAATGAAAGGAGTTGCATCTTTGGCTTCTTGGTGCTTACCCATGGGATTGTGGTGTTACTGTGGTAAATGGAACATTTCTCTAATACCGCTCTGAATATTCAGAGTTCAGCGGCAATGTCTGTCTGCCCTCGTCTAATGTTCAAAACAAAGAGAACAGTCGCAGTTTTCCCCGCAGGACGTCTGACTACCAGCGTGCGCACTTGTGTGTTTGCGTATGTGGTGCACGGCTTTGGACCATCCGCGCGCGCCATTCTTGGTTCCGGAACCTCGGAAGCACCTCCCTCTGCAcgctgtttgcatgtgtgtaaatgtgtacgGCCAGGGCACGAGTGTCAGATTAATATGCGCTACTAGTGCGTGCGCGGACTTGTGCACGTGCCGCGCGCGAGTAAGCGTGTAAGCGCGTGCTGTATTGCACGTCTGCATACATGTGTGTCCACACGTTTTGCTTCTGCATGtttgcctgggggggggggggggtgtgggtgaCAAGGGCAGGGTTGTGCACCGT from Scleropages formosus chromosome 12, fSclFor1.1, whole genome shotgun sequence harbors:
- the LOC108929525 gene encoding alpha-adducin-like isoform X3, yielding MDGSVGPAVVTAPPAVAPHKERYFDRVDSSPERSLLSGLRQDFNLMEQRKRVSMILQSPAFCEELETLIQEQLKKGKDATNLLALQQMADFMTTSVPTACPMVPQGGMAALNMSLGIVIPVNDLRGSVSVAYEKSEKLLRCKLAALYRLADLFGWSQLIYNHLTVRLSSDQERFLIVPFGLLYSEVTASSLVKVDMQGEIVDRGSTNLGVNQAGFTLHSAIYATRPDVRCIIHIHTPAGAAVSAMKCGLLPISPEALSLGEVAYHDYHGILVDQEETLAIQKSLGPKGKVLILRNHGLVSVGETVEEAFYHIHNLVTACEIQVRTLAGMGGPDNLVTLDPGKYKARRQCSELGDGGDDEDLDTHLKWQVGEQEFEALMRMLDNLGYRTGYPYRYPALCSKSKKLSHADIALPSMSHSYMTEKSPSTRSLPTVGGGGTRRLSAGASDSSSSSSPGAKWTKEEGLRQPAVPNQFVPLNTNPMEVLEMRNKIRKQNLQDIKTAGPQSQVLCGPMMDHGFAQRGTIWQDAPLSDCTDTIDGLDLSEHLRRPGRADRKGELVTASKAIIEKEYQPRVVIGKAGPNPFNELTAQELEEYCREVERKQKCSEDQCQKEESKDRSETGSPVTALEVERNTKEHLLP
- the LOC108929525 gene encoding alpha-adducin-like isoform X2 is translated as MDGSVGPAVVTAPPAVAPHKERYFDRVDSSPERSLLSGLRQDFNLMEQRKRVSMILQSPAFCEELETLIQEQLKKGKDATNLLALQQMADFMTTSVPTACPMVPQGGMAALNMSLGIVIPVNDLRGSVSVAYEKSEKLLRCKLAALYRLADLFGWSQLIYNHLTVRLSSDQERFLIVPFGLLYSEVTASSLVKVDMQGEIVDRGSTNLGVNQAGFTLHSAIYATRPDVRCIIHIHTPAGAAVSAMKCGLLPISPEALSLGEVAYHDYHGILVDQEETLAIQKSLGPKGKVLILRNHGLVSVGETVEEAFYHIHNLVTACEIQVRTLAGMGGPDNLVTLDPGKYKARRQCSELGDGGDDEDLDTHLKWQVGEQEFEALMRMLDNLGYRTGYPYRYPALCSKSKKLSHADIALPSMSHSYMTEKSPSTRSLPTVGGGGTRRLSAGASDSSSSSSPGAKVWNSVTRGHVKPLLRSLSSGVCVPSCMSTCLWTKEEGLRQPAVPNQFVPLNTNPMEVLEMRNKIRKQNLQDIKTAGPQSQVLCGPMMDHGFAQRGTIWQDAPLSDCTDTIDGLDLSEHLRRPGRADRKGELVTASKAIIEKEYQPRVVIGKAGPNPFNELTAQELEEYCREVERKQKCSEDQCQKEESKDRSETGSPVTALEGSRLT
- the LOC108929525 gene encoding alpha-adducin-like isoform X4; this translates as MDGSVGPAVVTAPPAVAPHKERYFDRVDSSPERSLLSGLRQDFNLMEQRKRVSMILQSPAFCEELETLIQEQLKKGKDATNLLALQQMADFMTTSVPTACPMVPQGGMAALNMSLGIVIPVNDLRGSVSVAYEKSEKLLRCKLAALYRLADLFGWSQLIYNHLTVRLSSDQERFLIVPFGLLYSEVTASSLVKVDMQGEIVDRGSTNLGVNQAGFTLHSAIYATRPDVRCIIHIHTPAGAAVSAMKCGLLPISPEALSLGEVAYHDYHGILVDQEETLAIQKSLGPKGKVLILRNHGLVSVGETVEEAFYHIHNLVTACEIQVRTLAGMGGPDNLVTLDPGKYKARRQCSELGDGGDDEDLDTHLKWQVGEQEFEALMRMLDNLGYRTGYPYRYPALCSKSKKLSHADIALPSMSHSYMTEKSPSTRSLPTVGGGGTRRLSAGASDSSSSSSPGAKVWNSVTRGHVKPLLRSLSSGVCVPSCMSTCLWTKEEGLRQPAVPNQFVPLNTNPMEVLEMRNKIRKQNLQDIKTAGPQSQVLCGPMMDHGFAQGELVTASKAIIEKEYQPRVVIGKAGPNPFNELTAQELEEYCREVERKQKCSEDQCQKEESKDRSETGSPVTALEVERNTKEHLLP
- the LOC108929525 gene encoding alpha-adducin-like isoform X1 — its product is MDGSVGPAVVTAPPAVAPHKERYFDRVDSSPERSLLSGLRQDFNLMEQRKRVSMILQSPAFCEELETLIQEQLKKGKDATNLLALQQMADFMTTSVPTACPMVPQGGMAALNMSLGIVIPVNDLRGSVSVAYEKSEKLLRCKLAALYRLADLFGWSQLIYNHLTVRLSSDQERFLIVPFGLLYSEVTASSLVKVDMQGEIVDRGSTNLGVNQAGFTLHSAIYATRPDVRCIIHIHTPAGAAVSAMKCGLLPISPEALSLGEVAYHDYHGILVDQEETLAIQKSLGPKGKVLILRNHGLVSVGETVEEAFYHIHNLVTACEIQVRTLAGMGGPDNLVTLDPGKYKARRQCSELGDGGDDEDLDTHLKWQVGEQEFEALMRMLDNLGYRTGYPYRYPALCSKSKKLSHADIALPSMSHSYMTEKSPSTRSLPTVGGGGTRRLSAGASDSSSSSSPGAKVWNSVTRGHVKPLLRSLSSGVCVPSCMSTCLWTKEEGLRQPAVPNQFVPLNTNPMEVLEMRNKIRKQNLQDIKTAGPQSQVLCGPMMDHGFAQRGTIWQDAPLSDCTDTIDGLDLSEHLRRPGRADRKGELVTASKAIIEKEYQPRVVIGKAGPNPFNELTAQELEEYCREVERKQKCSEDQCQKEESKDRSETGSPVTALEVERNTKEHLLP